The Rhododendron vialii isolate Sample 1 chromosome 5a, ASM3025357v1 genome contains a region encoding:
- the LOC131325380 gene encoding uncharacterized protein LOC131325380 isoform X9, whose product MAASSKFNMSSGSPDRALYAQRGSYTTASLDRSGSFRENMENPILSSLPSMSRSSSAISQGDVHNFLQCLRFDPKFGRQVDFKRLTSVAVGIPVDDSLSASSKVKPTSSPPLDELKRLKAGLRENSIKARERLKIFTDALSLVNKCFPSIPSRKRSRSDALSADRSNTLFPTDRAVLGSGIGKMGTQSHAISSGFEEPPKSEERTKIAIPNKRTRTSMVDVRTDVRANTPARPSGNMDRDREVLRLPHSGAAQVEERSLTTSGDGWEKTKMKKKRSGIKPDVSPSTVAPKPIDGYREPRQGMQPRLLASDGFRPGVANGAVGVGKADAVSQPTSLGMRSSMPKPDQDNSSILHDRRDRPAASSDKERVNVRTVNKDDFSAASPTSNTKMNSAARAPRSVSNGLHKLSPVVQRTTVANDWELSHCTSKSTAAAVGASTRKRTPSTRSSSPPVTHWAGRRPQKISRTARITNFVPIVPSNDESPALDATSEVAGNEIEAGLIKRLSSNSPQQVKSKGDHFSTAALSESEESGVAEFKSRDKGEKAEEVDEKASQNVQRVSTLVVPQRKNKPVSGDDLGDGVRRQGRTGRGFTSSRSLMPMAVEKISNVGTAKQLRSTRLGLDKSESKVGRPPTRKLSDRRAYTRQKHTTISTADFLVGSDDGHEELLAAAEAVINPDHCFTSSFWRKMESCFSFISDVDIAYLKQQGNSGSAASAPLPVQVDFGSFSTVPNGSGLVEPDRDTSETKYPATRSKEIPLCQRLIAALVSEEGNEELCYSGSEDLDFDMYGSGVELDPLESHALNNRLLGNFQLAGRSGLNGYRITANERPHNELDHSLLDTDVIAIPGKGLISNFGYLQNGLHSDQEMAPDMTCSVTEYGNLSIDERIILEMRSVGLYLEPVPDLTQTVDEEISEEISTLEDMYHEQVTKKKPLLGKLLNSALARRELQEKEFEHRALDKLVAMAFEKYMNCRGSNSSGGKSASSKMAKQAALAFVKRTLERCQKFEDSGKSCFSETLFRDMFLSSSSRHHDVQLVDHTAVIESSKQYTNTSGCSLEVRVSATMGAQQSPSFNNHDIYFSNPLLSANHSSEQTNGKEDTWSNRVKKRELLLDDVGAPSGIGTSLSSSAKGKRSERDREGKGNNREVSSRNGTAKIGRPASGNIKGERKSKTKPKQKTQLSASVNGLLGKLPEQNKVTLSSVSKSGEVTRSGSVKEKDEFSLGVLEEHEAIDLSHLQLPGMDVLGVPDDLGDQGQDIGSWLNIDDDGLQDLDNFNGLEIPMDDLADLNMMA is encoded by the exons ATGGCAGCGTCTAGTAAGTTCAATATGTCTTCTGGTAGCCCGGATAGGGCATTATATGCCCAGCGTGGGTCCTATACCACTGCTTCATTGGACAGATCGGGTAGCTTCCGTGAGAATATGGAGAATCCAATCCTATCATCACTTCCGAGCATGTCAAGAAGCAGTTCTGCCATATCACAAGGAGACGTGCACAACTTCCTCCAATGCTTGCGGTTTGATCCAAAGTTTGGCCGACAAGTTGATTTTAAGCGTCTCACAAGTGTTGCTGTTGGCATTCCGGTGGATGATTCTCTATCTGCTTCTTCAAAAGTCAAGCCTACATCTTCTCCTCCTCTGGACGAACTCAAACGGCTCAAGGCTGGTCTTCGCGAAAACTCCATCAAGGCcag GGAACGTTTGAAGATTTTCACTGATGCCTTGTCCCTCGTGAACAAGTGTTTCCCGAGCATCCCATCAAGGAAGAGATCTCGGTCAGATGCTTTATCTGCTGATCGATCGAATACTTTATTCCCTACTGATCGGGCAGTTCTAGGGTCAGGCATTGGTAAGATGGGAACACAAAGTCATGCCATTTCAAGTGGTTTTGAAGAGCCGCCAAAGTCAGAAGAAAGGACCAAAATTGCCATACCAAACAAACGGACCCGAACTTCTATGGTGGATGTGAGG ACTGATGTACGGGCAAATACTCCTGCTAGGCCATCTGGGAATATGGACAGGGATAGGGAAGTGTTAAGACTTCCACATAGCGGTGCAGCTCAGGTTGAAGAGCGGTCATTAACAACCAGCGGTGATGGTTGGGAAAAGacaaagatgaagaagaagcgGTCTGGGATAAAGCCAGATGTTTCTCCAAGTACAGTGGCACCCAAACCTATTGATGGCTACAGGGAACCCAGGCAAGGAATGCAGCCAAGGCTTCTTGCCTCCGATGGGTTCAG GCCGGGAGTTGCTAATGGAGCAGTGGGAGTTGGAAAAGCAGATGCCGTGTCGCAACCAACTAGCTTAGGCATGCGGTCTTCCATGCCTAAGCCTGACCAGGACAACAGCTCCATTCTCCATGATAGAAGAGATCGTCCGGCTGCTTCCTCAGACAAAGAAAGGGTGAATGTCAGAACTGTAAACAA GGACGATTTCAGTGCAGCTAGCCCTACATCAAACACGAAAATGAATTCTGCTGCTAGGGCTCCAAGATCTGTTTCAAATGGTTTGCACAAGTTGTCCCCTGTTGTTCAACGAACTACTGTTGCCAATGACTGGGAGCTTTCTCATTGTACAAGCAAGAgcactgctgctgctgttggtGCTAGCACTCGCAAACGCACTCCATCAACTCGCTCTTCATCACCACCTGTTACCCATTGGGCTGGCCGAAGGCCACAAAAGATTTCCCGCACCGCTAGAATTACAAATTTCGTTCCTATAGTTCCGAGTAATGATGAGAGCCCTGCTTTGGATGCCACATCTGAGGTTGCTGGTAATGAAATTGAGGCAGGCTTAATTAAACGTTTGTCCAGTAATTCTCCACAGCAAGTTAAATCCAAGGGTGACCATTTTTCAACGGCTGCATTGTCAGAAAGTGAGGAGTCTGGTGTTGCTGAATTTAAGTCCAGGGATAAGGGTGAAAAGGCTGAGGAGGTGGATGAGAAAGCCAGTCAGAATGTTCAAAGGGTTTCAACTCTGGTGGTCCCACAAAGAAAGAATAAGCCGGTCAGTGGGGATGACCTTGGAGACGGCGTTCGTAGGCAAGGGAGGACTGGACGAGGGTTTACTTCCTCAAGATCTTTGATGCCAATGGCAGTAGAAAAGATTAGCAATGTGGGAACTGCAAAACAACTCAGAAGTACCCGACTTGGTCTTGATAAGTCTGAAAG CAAAGTAGGTCGTCCACCAACTCGGAAACTTTCTGACCGTAGGGCTTACACACGTCAGAAGCATACTACAATCAGTACAGCAGATTTTCTTG TTGGTTCAGATGATGGGCATGAAGAACTATTGGCTGCAGCAGAGGCTGTTATTAATCCTG ATCATTGCTTTACCAGCTCATTCTGGAGGAAGATGGAGTCGTGCTTTAGTTTTATATCAGATGTAGACATAGCCTATTTAAAACAACAG GGAAATAGTGGGTCTGCTGCGTCTGCGCCACTACCAGTACAAGTAGATTTTGGGAGTTTCAGTACTGTCCCTAATGGATCTGGATTGGTTGAACCCGACAGAGATACAAGTGAAACAAAATACCCTGCAACAAGAAGTAAAGAGATTCCCCTCTGCCAGAGACTCATAGCAGCCCTAGTTTCAGAAGAAGGAAACGAAGAGCTCTGCTACAGCGGGAGTGAAGACCTTGACTTTGACATGTATGGATCTGGAGTTGAGTTAGACCCACTAGAATCCCACGCTTTGAATAACCGGTTATTAGGGAACTTTCAGCTCGCTGGACGTTCTGGTTTGAACGGTTATAGGATAACTGCCAATGAGAGGCCCCATAATGAGCTGGACCACAGTTTGCTAGATACTGATGTAATTGCTATACCGGGAAAAGGGTTGATTTCAAATTTCGGATACTTGCAAAATGGTTTGCATTCTGACCAAGAAATGGCGCCTGACATGACCTGTTCTGTGACCGAGTATGGTAACCTGTCCATAGATGAAAGAATTATCCTGGAGATGCGAAGTGTTGGACTTTATCTAGAGCCAGTG CCTGATTTAACCCAAACAGTGGATGAAGAAATCAGTGAGGAAATCAGTACGCTGGAGGACATGTACCATGAGCAG GTTACAAAGAAGAAACCATTGCTTGGCAAACTGTTAAACTCTGCTCTGGCGAGGAGAGAGCTTCAAGAGAA GGAGTTTGAACATCGTGCTCTTGACAAGCTTGTGGCTATGGCTTTTGAGAAATATATG AATTGCCGGGGTTCCAATTCCTCTGGGGGAAAGAGCGCCAGCAGTAAGATGGCCAAGCAAGCTGCTCTAGCTTTTGTTAAACGGACATTGGAGAGATGCCAAAAATTCGAAGATTCTGGCAAGAGCTGCTTCAGTGAAACCTTATTTAGGGATATGTTCCTTTCTAGTTCGTCACGCCACCATGATGTGCAACTAGTTGATCATACTGCTGTTATTGAATCGAGCAAACAGTATACCAACACATCTGGTTGCTCTTTGGAAGTTAGAGTTTCAG CTACGATGGGTGCTCAGCAAAGCCCTTCTTTCAACAACCATGACATCTATTTTTCTAATCCACTCCTTTCTGCTAATCATTCGTCTGAACAAACTAATGGTAAGGAGGACACATGGTCAAATAGGGTGAAGAAAAGGGAGTTGTTGCTTGATGATGTTGGAGCTCCTTCAGGTATTGGAACTTCTCTTTCCAGCAgtgcaaaaggaaaaagaagtgaGAGGGATAGAGAGGGTAAAGGAAACAACAGAGAGGTTTCATCTAGAAATGGTACTGCTAAAATCGGCCGGCCTGCATCGGGCAATATTAAGGGGGAAAGAAAGTCTAAAACAAAGCCTAAGCAGAAAACTCAATTATCTGCTTCTGTCAATGGCTTACTTGGCAAGTTACCAGAGCAAAATAAAGTGACATTATCCTCAGTTTCAAAGTCAGGTGAGGTTACTAGAAGTGGCAGTGTTAAGGAGAAGGATGAGTTCAGCTTGGGTGTATTAGAAGAACATGAGGCCATCGATTTATCCCATTTGCAACTCCCTGGAATGGATGTTTTAGGCGTTCCTGATGATCTTGGTGATCAAGGGCAGGACATTGGTTCATGGTTGAACATTGATGATGATGGATTACAAGATCTTGATAACTTTAATGGCCTTGAAATTCCAATGGATGACCTAGCAGACTTAAATATGATGGCTTGA
- the LOC131325380 gene encoding uncharacterized protein LOC131325380 isoform X10, translating to MAASSKFNMSSGSPDRALYAQRGSYTTASLDRSGSFRENMENPILSSLPSMSRSSSAISQGDVHNFLQCLRFDPKFGRQVDFKRLTSVAVGIPVDDSLSASSKVKPTSSPPLDELKRLKAGLRENSIKARERLKIFTDALSLVNKCFPSIPSRKRSRSDALSADRSNTLFPTDRAVLGSGIGKMGTQSHAISSGFEEPPKSEERTKIAIPNKRTRTSMVDTDVRANTPARPSGNMDRDREVLRLPHSGAAQVEERSLTTSGDGWEKTKMKKKRSGIKPDVSPSTVAPKPIDGYREPRQGMQPRLLASDGFRPGVANGAVGVGKADAVSQPTSLGMRSSMPKPDQDNSSILHDRRDRPAASSDKERVNVRTVNKDDFSAASPTSNTKMNSAARAPRSVSNGLHKLSPVVQRTTVANDWELSHCTSKSTAAAVGASTRKRTPSTRSSSPPVTHWAGRRPQKISRTARITNFVPIVPSNDESPALDATSEVAGNEIEAGLIKRLSSNSPQQVKSKGDHFSTAALSESEESGVAEFKSRDKGEKAEEVDEKASQNVQRVSTLVVPQRKNKPVSGDDLGDGVRRQGRTGRGFTSSRSLMPMAVEKISNVGTAKQLRSTRLGLDKSESKVGRPPTRKLSDRRAYTRQKHTTISTADFLVGSDDGHEELLAAAEAVINPDHCFTSSFWRKMESCFSFISDVDIAYLKQQGNSGSAASAPLPVQVDFGSFSTVPNGSGLVEPDRDTSETKYPATRSKEIPLCQRLIAALVSEEGNEELCYSGSEDLDFDMYGSGVELDPLESHALNNRLLGNFQLAGRSGLNGYRITANERPHNELDHSLLDTDVIAIPGKGLISNFGYLQNGLHSDQEMAPDMTCSVTEYGNLSIDERIILEMRSVGLYLEPVPDLTQTVDEEISEEISTLEDMYHEQVTKKKPLLGKLLNSALARRELQEKEFEHRALDKLVAMAFEKYMNCRGSNSSGGKSASSKMAKQAALAFVKRTLERCQKFEDSGKSCFSETLFRDMFLSSSSRHHDVQLVDHTAVIESSKQYTNTSGCSLEVRVSATMGAQQSPSFNNHDIYFSNPLLSANHSSEQTNGKEDTWSNRVKKRELLLDDVGAPSGIGTSLSSSAKGKRSERDREGKGNNREVSSRNGTAKIGRPASGNIKGERKSKTKPKQKTQLSASVNGLLGKLPEQNKVTLSSVSKSGEVTRSGSVKEKDEFSLGVLEEHEAIDLSHLQLPGMDVLGVPDDLGDQGQDIGSWLNIDDDGLQDLDNFNGLEIPMDDLADLNMMA from the exons ATGGCAGCGTCTAGTAAGTTCAATATGTCTTCTGGTAGCCCGGATAGGGCATTATATGCCCAGCGTGGGTCCTATACCACTGCTTCATTGGACAGATCGGGTAGCTTCCGTGAGAATATGGAGAATCCAATCCTATCATCACTTCCGAGCATGTCAAGAAGCAGTTCTGCCATATCACAAGGAGACGTGCACAACTTCCTCCAATGCTTGCGGTTTGATCCAAAGTTTGGCCGACAAGTTGATTTTAAGCGTCTCACAAGTGTTGCTGTTGGCATTCCGGTGGATGATTCTCTATCTGCTTCTTCAAAAGTCAAGCCTACATCTTCTCCTCCTCTGGACGAACTCAAACGGCTCAAGGCTGGTCTTCGCGAAAACTCCATCAAGGCcag GGAACGTTTGAAGATTTTCACTGATGCCTTGTCCCTCGTGAACAAGTGTTTCCCGAGCATCCCATCAAGGAAGAGATCTCGGTCAGATGCTTTATCTGCTGATCGATCGAATACTTTATTCCCTACTGATCGGGCAGTTCTAGGGTCAGGCATTGGTAAGATGGGAACACAAAGTCATGCCATTTCAAGTGGTTTTGAAGAGCCGCCAAAGTCAGAAGAAAGGACCAAAATTGCCATACCAAACAAACGGACCCGAACTTCTATGGTGGAT ACTGATGTACGGGCAAATACTCCTGCTAGGCCATCTGGGAATATGGACAGGGATAGGGAAGTGTTAAGACTTCCACATAGCGGTGCAGCTCAGGTTGAAGAGCGGTCATTAACAACCAGCGGTGATGGTTGGGAAAAGacaaagatgaagaagaagcgGTCTGGGATAAAGCCAGATGTTTCTCCAAGTACAGTGGCACCCAAACCTATTGATGGCTACAGGGAACCCAGGCAAGGAATGCAGCCAAGGCTTCTTGCCTCCGATGGGTTCAG GCCGGGAGTTGCTAATGGAGCAGTGGGAGTTGGAAAAGCAGATGCCGTGTCGCAACCAACTAGCTTAGGCATGCGGTCTTCCATGCCTAAGCCTGACCAGGACAACAGCTCCATTCTCCATGATAGAAGAGATCGTCCGGCTGCTTCCTCAGACAAAGAAAGGGTGAATGTCAGAACTGTAAACAA GGACGATTTCAGTGCAGCTAGCCCTACATCAAACACGAAAATGAATTCTGCTGCTAGGGCTCCAAGATCTGTTTCAAATGGTTTGCACAAGTTGTCCCCTGTTGTTCAACGAACTACTGTTGCCAATGACTGGGAGCTTTCTCATTGTACAAGCAAGAgcactgctgctgctgttggtGCTAGCACTCGCAAACGCACTCCATCAACTCGCTCTTCATCACCACCTGTTACCCATTGGGCTGGCCGAAGGCCACAAAAGATTTCCCGCACCGCTAGAATTACAAATTTCGTTCCTATAGTTCCGAGTAATGATGAGAGCCCTGCTTTGGATGCCACATCTGAGGTTGCTGGTAATGAAATTGAGGCAGGCTTAATTAAACGTTTGTCCAGTAATTCTCCACAGCAAGTTAAATCCAAGGGTGACCATTTTTCAACGGCTGCATTGTCAGAAAGTGAGGAGTCTGGTGTTGCTGAATTTAAGTCCAGGGATAAGGGTGAAAAGGCTGAGGAGGTGGATGAGAAAGCCAGTCAGAATGTTCAAAGGGTTTCAACTCTGGTGGTCCCACAAAGAAAGAATAAGCCGGTCAGTGGGGATGACCTTGGAGACGGCGTTCGTAGGCAAGGGAGGACTGGACGAGGGTTTACTTCCTCAAGATCTTTGATGCCAATGGCAGTAGAAAAGATTAGCAATGTGGGAACTGCAAAACAACTCAGAAGTACCCGACTTGGTCTTGATAAGTCTGAAAG CAAAGTAGGTCGTCCACCAACTCGGAAACTTTCTGACCGTAGGGCTTACACACGTCAGAAGCATACTACAATCAGTACAGCAGATTTTCTTG TTGGTTCAGATGATGGGCATGAAGAACTATTGGCTGCAGCAGAGGCTGTTATTAATCCTG ATCATTGCTTTACCAGCTCATTCTGGAGGAAGATGGAGTCGTGCTTTAGTTTTATATCAGATGTAGACATAGCCTATTTAAAACAACAG GGAAATAGTGGGTCTGCTGCGTCTGCGCCACTACCAGTACAAGTAGATTTTGGGAGTTTCAGTACTGTCCCTAATGGATCTGGATTGGTTGAACCCGACAGAGATACAAGTGAAACAAAATACCCTGCAACAAGAAGTAAAGAGATTCCCCTCTGCCAGAGACTCATAGCAGCCCTAGTTTCAGAAGAAGGAAACGAAGAGCTCTGCTACAGCGGGAGTGAAGACCTTGACTTTGACATGTATGGATCTGGAGTTGAGTTAGACCCACTAGAATCCCACGCTTTGAATAACCGGTTATTAGGGAACTTTCAGCTCGCTGGACGTTCTGGTTTGAACGGTTATAGGATAACTGCCAATGAGAGGCCCCATAATGAGCTGGACCACAGTTTGCTAGATACTGATGTAATTGCTATACCGGGAAAAGGGTTGATTTCAAATTTCGGATACTTGCAAAATGGTTTGCATTCTGACCAAGAAATGGCGCCTGACATGACCTGTTCTGTGACCGAGTATGGTAACCTGTCCATAGATGAAAGAATTATCCTGGAGATGCGAAGTGTTGGACTTTATCTAGAGCCAGTG CCTGATTTAACCCAAACAGTGGATGAAGAAATCAGTGAGGAAATCAGTACGCTGGAGGACATGTACCATGAGCAG GTTACAAAGAAGAAACCATTGCTTGGCAAACTGTTAAACTCTGCTCTGGCGAGGAGAGAGCTTCAAGAGAA GGAGTTTGAACATCGTGCTCTTGACAAGCTTGTGGCTATGGCTTTTGAGAAATATATG AATTGCCGGGGTTCCAATTCCTCTGGGGGAAAGAGCGCCAGCAGTAAGATGGCCAAGCAAGCTGCTCTAGCTTTTGTTAAACGGACATTGGAGAGATGCCAAAAATTCGAAGATTCTGGCAAGAGCTGCTTCAGTGAAACCTTATTTAGGGATATGTTCCTTTCTAGTTCGTCACGCCACCATGATGTGCAACTAGTTGATCATACTGCTGTTATTGAATCGAGCAAACAGTATACCAACACATCTGGTTGCTCTTTGGAAGTTAGAGTTTCAG CTACGATGGGTGCTCAGCAAAGCCCTTCTTTCAACAACCATGACATCTATTTTTCTAATCCACTCCTTTCTGCTAATCATTCGTCTGAACAAACTAATGGTAAGGAGGACACATGGTCAAATAGGGTGAAGAAAAGGGAGTTGTTGCTTGATGATGTTGGAGCTCCTTCAGGTATTGGAACTTCTCTTTCCAGCAgtgcaaaaggaaaaagaagtgaGAGGGATAGAGAGGGTAAAGGAAACAACAGAGAGGTTTCATCTAGAAATGGTACTGCTAAAATCGGCCGGCCTGCATCGGGCAATATTAAGGGGGAAAGAAAGTCTAAAACAAAGCCTAAGCAGAAAACTCAATTATCTGCTTCTGTCAATGGCTTACTTGGCAAGTTACCAGAGCAAAATAAAGTGACATTATCCTCAGTTTCAAAGTCAGGTGAGGTTACTAGAAGTGGCAGTGTTAAGGAGAAGGATGAGTTCAGCTTGGGTGTATTAGAAGAACATGAGGCCATCGATTTATCCCATTTGCAACTCCCTGGAATGGATGTTTTAGGCGTTCCTGATGATCTTGGTGATCAAGGGCAGGACATTGGTTCATGGTTGAACATTGATGATGATGGATTACAAGATCTTGATAACTTTAATGGCCTTGAAATTCCAATGGATGACCTAGCAGACTTAAATATGATGGCTTGA